The Planktothrix tepida PCC 9214 genome has a segment encoding these proteins:
- a CDS encoding STAS domain-containing protein: MEWQELNGYVWLQPQTRLDSQGGLFLKEQLVNIPIEPHKIWVMNLATVDFMDSSGLGAVVTAVKFARSKGCRLVMCRPSATARLVFEITQLDRVFEIIENIEEIFSNSSISEELLSA, encoded by the coding sequence ATGGAATGGCAAGAATTAAATGGGTATGTTTGGCTTCAGCCTCAAACTCGTCTTGACTCCCAAGGAGGTCTTTTTCTCAAAGAACAATTAGTTAATATTCCCATAGAACCCCACAAAATCTGGGTGATGAATCTGGCAACTGTAGATTTTATGGATAGTTCAGGTTTAGGAGCCGTTGTGACGGCTGTTAAATTTGCGCGCAGTAAAGGGTGTCGTTTGGTGATGTGTAGGCCATCTGCAACCGCCCGACTGGTTTTTGAAATTACACAACTCGATCGAGTCTTTGAAATTATCGAAAATATCGAGGAGATTTTCTCTAATTCTTCTATTTCTGAAGAATTATTGTCTGCTTAG
- a CDS encoding CHASE2 domain-containing protein, with protein sequence MSDRKSFVWKQWLSQHDETSLQFGEFLKLILTLLMITMGVGGLKQWGLFQGLELRVYDRMVQLRPYHQPDPRLLVVEITETDINRLKQWPLSDEIIAQVLAKLQQEQAAVIGLDIARNVPQEPGHQALIEQMKQPNFIAVMSVGNSEADRILPPPRVPPQQVGTVDVPLDPDGVSRRHLMFNWDGKINRLSLPLRLVLTYLNADCPGYTPLHSSIPCKNIKPKLNQNLDYQLGSIAFPKLKPNDGSYQSVIGGSQILVNYRHAPDAIRQVSLIDVLEGKVNSAWIKDKIVLIGVSAPSLRDSVLTPLNTGNNRMPKLPGVVNLAQMTSQLLSVVLEEESLFWFLSERQELLWILIWAIAGLILSEFSSRYSYLLLGTGLLLTALGGISFLVFLNQGWIPLISPSVALILTVILGVINREYQSQKQQKTVMRLLGQQTSPEIADALWKGRSNLLESGRLPWQKLTATVFFSDIKNFSTLSEAESPEFIMGWLNEYLNIITEEVQTHHGIVNKFMGDGVMAVFGVPVASKTEAEIATKAQQAVNCALSIRQRLETVNQDWQKRGLPVVEMRVGIFTGPVVVGSLGGKNRLEYGVIGDSVNTASRLESCLKERQVDTCRILIAYETLIYLNEQYNVEFWGELPLKGKLQKIKVYRVINHLHENSNSTS encoded by the coding sequence ATGAGCGATCGCAAATCTTTTGTCTGGAAACAGTGGCTTTCTCAACATGATGAAACATCCTTACAATTCGGGGAATTTTTAAAGTTAATTTTGACCCTATTGATGATTACAATGGGAGTGGGTGGACTCAAGCAATGGGGTTTGTTTCAAGGGTTAGAACTGCGGGTTTATGATCGGATGGTACAACTGCGTCCTTACCATCAACCCGATCCTAGACTCTTAGTGGTAGAAATTACAGAAACTGATATTAACCGCCTTAAACAATGGCCGTTGTCCGATGAAATTATTGCTCAAGTTTTAGCTAAATTACAACAGGAACAAGCCGCCGTTATCGGGTTAGATATAGCTCGAAACGTACCCCAAGAACCCGGTCATCAAGCTTTAATTGAGCAAATGAAACAACCCAATTTTATCGCAGTCATGAGCGTTGGAAATAGCGAAGCGGATCGTATTTTACCCCCCCCTAGAGTTCCTCCTCAACAGGTGGGAACGGTAGATGTCCCCCTGGATCCAGATGGGGTATCCCGTCGCCATTTAATGTTTAATTGGGATGGGAAAATTAACCGTTTATCTTTACCTCTGCGTTTAGTTTTAACCTATTTAAACGCTGACTGTCCCGGCTACACTCCTTTACATTCAAGTATTCCTTGTAAAAACATTAAACCCAAACTTAATCAGAATTTAGATTATCAACTAGGATCAATTGCTTTTCCCAAACTCAAACCGAATGATGGGAGTTATCAATCTGTCATTGGGGGTTCTCAAATTTTGGTTAATTATCGTCACGCTCCTGATGCAATTCGTCAAGTTTCGTTAATCGATGTATTAGAAGGAAAGGTTAATTCTGCCTGGATTAAAGATAAAATTGTGCTAATTGGAGTGAGTGCGCCGAGTTTACGAGATTCGGTCTTAACCCCTCTCAATACTGGGAATAATCGGATGCCAAAATTGCCCGGTGTGGTTAATTTAGCTCAAATGACCAGTCAGTTATTGAGTGTGGTTTTAGAGGAAGAATCTCTGTTTTGGTTTCTGTCAGAACGTCAAGAATTATTATGGATTTTAATTTGGGCGATCGCAGGTCTAATTTTATCTGAATTTTCTTCTCGATATTCCTACCTTTTATTAGGAACAGGACTACTATTAACAGCATTAGGCGGAATCAGCTTTTTAGTTTTTTTAAATCAAGGGTGGATTCCCCTTATTTCTCCGAGTGTAGCTTTAATTTTAACGGTTATTTTAGGGGTTATTAATCGAGAATATCAATCTCAAAAACAACAAAAAACGGTAATGCGTTTATTAGGACAACAAACCTCCCCAGAAATTGCTGATGCGTTATGGAAAGGACGGTCAAATTTATTAGAATCCGGTCGTTTACCTTGGCAAAAATTAACTGCAACGGTGTTTTTTTCGGATATTAAAAATTTTAGTACCCTTTCAGAAGCGGAATCTCCCGAATTTATTATGGGATGGTTAAATGAATATCTAAATATTATTACCGAAGAAGTTCAAACCCATCATGGCATTGTGAATAAATTTATGGGGGATGGTGTCATGGCTGTATTTGGAGTTCCGGTTGCGAGTAAAACAGAAGCTGAAATTGCGACCAAAGCTCAACAGGCTGTCAATTGTGCGTTATCTATTCGTCAGCGCTTAGAAACGGTCAATCAAGATTGGCAAAAACGAGGTTTACCTGTGGTTGAAATGCGGGTAGGAATCTTTACCGGGCCAGTAGTTGTTGGTAGTTTAGGCGGAAAAAATCGGTTAGAATATGGGGTAATAGGAGATAGTGTAAATACCGCTTCTCGTTTAGAAAGCTGTTTAAAAGAGCGTCAAGTTGATACCTGTCGAATTTTAATTGCTTATGAAACATTAATTTATTTGAATGAACAATATAACGTAGAATTTTGGGGAGAATTACCTTTAAAAGGAAAATTACAAAAAATCAAAGTTTATCGAGTTATTAATCATCTTCATGAAAACAGTAATTCAACCTCCTAA
- a CDS encoding DedA family protein codes for MSFEFVSLETIREIAHQYGYWAVFVGIALENAGIPLPGETITLVGGFLAGSGELNYWFVLGSAIAGAILGDNFGYWLGKWGGWPLLLRLGKLFRIREEQLHEVKEQFRQNAARAVFLGRFVALLRIFAGPLAGIAQMPYWKFFLCNAAGATVWASVMVSLSYFVGNLISLEKLVAWVAQFAILALILVVAWFVIPMWLETRKANHL; via the coding sequence ATGTCTTTTGAGTTTGTATCCTTAGAAACAATTCGAGAAATTGCTCATCAATACGGCTACTGGGCTGTGTTTGTCGGAATAGCCTTAGAAAATGCGGGCATTCCGCTCCCTGGAGAAACGATTACCCTCGTGGGTGGGTTTCTGGCTGGGAGTGGTGAATTGAATTATTGGTTTGTCCTCGGTAGTGCCATTGCTGGGGCAATTTTAGGCGATAATTTTGGCTACTGGCTGGGCAAATGGGGTGGGTGGCCATTGCTATTGCGTCTGGGTAAGTTATTCCGTATCCGCGAAGAACAACTCCATGAGGTTAAAGAACAATTTCGCCAAAATGCAGCCCGGGCTGTTTTTCTCGGTCGATTTGTCGCCTTGTTACGGATTTTTGCTGGCCCTTTAGCCGGAATTGCCCAAATGCCCTACTGGAAATTTTTTCTTTGTAATGCTGCTGGAGCGACCGTTTGGGCATCGGTGATGGTCAGTTTATCCTATTTCGTCGGTAATCTTATCTCCTTGGAAAAATTAGTCGCTTGGGTTGCCCAATTTGCAATTCTGGCTCTAATTTTAGTGGTGGCTTGGTTCGTTATTCCCATGTGGTTAGAAACCCGTAAAGCTAACCATCTTTAA
- a CDS encoding diguanylate cyclase domain-containing protein — MKIDDQEKDGQKSLRIICAVGLVIIVATVLGIELFYSYQFKARNTEQNIRNIAQLVAQNISYKLNSKQGLSFFQKNFDSSVLNREIQGINLDNRGVIEIIDLKLRLITREPHLSSDKNRLLQLVALQKFIKENQSQKIEILISPRDGKKSIYGIQRIEGYPLIILIELPLFDVFLTWYIKVMIYGFLFLLLIILLMTLIKRENNYLQQTQELMTRFVAMESADDMIVITSKDGTIEYVNPAFTKITGYQANEVIGKKPSLLKSGRQNKEFYQRLWKTILSGKGWKGELVNSKKDGTTYYEEMTIAPVKNSLNEIIRFVAVKRDISDRKQLEAQLAWLAHFDKLTGLPNRVLFFDRLERAITQAQRQQTRFAVLFIDLDGFKLVNDCLGHQSGDLVLQEVAKRLSLSVRKSDTVARMGGDEFTLILGNISQKNDVIKIAQTILLTLSKRCVVNGHECQIGASIGISFYPDDGTDLETLVNKADAAMYRGKHQGKNRYEFASTEESVTVCINHFIPLSDLETQGEGEKGTRGLGD, encoded by the coding sequence ATGAAAATAGACGATCAGGAAAAAGATGGGCAGAAATCTCTGCGAATTATTTGTGCAGTCGGATTAGTAATAATAGTGGCTACCGTTTTGGGGATTGAACTTTTCTATTCTTATCAATTTAAGGCTCGAAATACAGAGCAAAATATTCGGAATATCGCTCAACTTGTAGCTCAGAATATTTCCTATAAATTAAACTCTAAACAGGGTTTAAGTTTTTTCCAAAAAAATTTTGATTCTTCAGTTTTAAACCGTGAAATTCAAGGGATCAACCTAGATAATCGGGGTGTAATTGAAATTATAGATTTAAAATTAAGACTAATCACTAGAGAACCCCACCTATCTTCTGATAAAAATCGATTATTACAACTTGTGGCTTTACAAAAATTTATTAAAGAGAATCAAAGCCAAAAAATTGAGATATTAATATCTCCTAGGGATGGAAAAAAAAGCATTTATGGAATTCAAAGAATTGAAGGTTATCCCTTAATTATTTTAATAGAGTTGCCTTTATTTGATGTGTTTTTGACTTGGTATATTAAAGTAATGATATATGGATTTTTATTTTTATTATTGATAATTTTATTGATGACTTTAATTAAGAGAGAAAACAATTATTTACAGCAAACTCAAGAATTAATGACCCGTTTTGTAGCAATGGAATCGGCAGATGATATGATTGTAATTACTAGCAAAGATGGAACAATTGAATATGTCAACCCTGCCTTTACAAAGATTACAGGCTATCAGGCAAACGAAGTGATTGGAAAGAAACCTTCTCTGTTAAAAAGTGGTCGTCAAAACAAAGAATTTTATCAACGCTTGTGGAAAACTATTTTATCAGGAAAAGGCTGGAAAGGAGAATTAGTTAACTCCAAAAAAGATGGGACGACTTATTATGAAGAAATGACGATTGCACCTGTTAAAAATTCTCTTAATGAAATTATTCGCTTTGTTGCTGTTAAACGGGATATTAGCGATCGCAAACAATTAGAAGCTCAATTAGCTTGGTTAGCTCATTTTGATAAATTAACAGGATTACCTAATCGTGTTTTATTTTTTGACCGTTTAGAACGAGCGATCACCCAAGCCCAACGACAACAAACGCGGTTTGCTGTTCTTTTTATTGATTTAGATGGGTTTAAATTAGTAAATGATTGTTTAGGACATCAAAGTGGTGATTTAGTATTGCAGGAGGTCGCGAAACGATTATCTTTATCTGTCCGAAAATCCGATACGGTTGCCCGCATGGGAGGGGATGAATTTACCTTAATTTTAGGTAATATTTCTCAAAAAAATGATGTGATTAAAATTGCTCAGACGATTCTTTTAACACTCTCTAAACGTTGTGTAGTCAACGGTCATGAATGTCAAATTGGAGCCAGTATTGGCATTAGTTTTTATCCTGATGATGGAACAGATTTAGAAACCTTAGTTAATAAAGCTGATGCAGCCATGTATAGGGGCAAACATCAAGGAAAAAACCGCTATGAATTTGCCTCAACCGAGGAAAGCGTAACCGTCTGCATCAATCATTTTATCCCCCTTTCGGATCTTGAGACTCAGGGAGAGGGGGAGAAGGGGACTAGGGGACTAGGGGACTAG
- the lysS gene encoding lysine--tRNA ligase translates to MAANETRNEVEVRSQKVDDLRELGIEPYPSHSLQRSHTTQEIKDLFAQPGKELNDGESDPDAVPLTVCGRITFKRDSGSIGFIGLTDIAGTIQLKLEKKLVTGETGLSFNQVKKYLDLGDFIAAEGIGCRTNRGELSVQVERIFVISKATMPFPDSYYGINDPELCRRHREIDLVSNPKSLETFKVRNRILKRIRMYLWDNEFEELETPVLQAIYGGAAARPFVTHHNALDINLYLRIATELHLKRAICGGFERVFEMGRVFRNEGIDSTHNPEFTSIEVYQAYADYFDVMTLVEDVICAVAADVLGEQTEIEYQGQVISLERKYNYSEQYPTFTGNHWKVQTMVEAVREKTGLDFDTLELDEALKSAENLGLHLSKLDTQSLGYVLYAVFDKLVSPQLMQPTFITEFPVEVSPLAKRHRSKPGFVERFELFIHGTEYSNGFSELNDPKDQRKRFEEQLAQRNAGDEEAHPMDEDFIQALSLGMPNCGGMGIGIDRLIMLFTNTASIRDVIMFPTMRTSI, encoded by the coding sequence ATGGCTGCAAATGAAACCCGCAATGAAGTAGAAGTTCGTTCTCAGAAAGTCGATGACTTGAGAGAATTGGGAATAGAACCCTATCCGAGTCACTCCCTTCAACGGTCACATACGACCCAAGAGATTAAAGATTTATTCGCACAACCGGGGAAAGAATTAAATGATGGAGAAAGCGACCCCGACGCTGTTCCTTTAACTGTTTGTGGACGTATTACCTTTAAACGGGATAGTGGAAGTATTGGGTTTATTGGGTTAACCGATATTGCGGGAACCATTCAACTCAAACTAGAGAAAAAATTAGTCACAGGCGAAACCGGATTATCCTTTAATCAAGTTAAAAAATATCTGGATTTAGGAGATTTTATTGCCGCCGAAGGAATAGGATGTCGCACAAACCGAGGGGAATTATCCGTACAAGTAGAACGGATTTTTGTGATTTCTAAAGCAACGATGCCTTTTCCTGATTCCTATTATGGAATTAATGACCCGGAATTGTGTCGTCGCCATCGAGAAATTGATTTAGTGAGTAATCCTAAATCTTTAGAAACCTTTAAAGTTAGAAATCGGATTCTCAAAAGGATTCGGATGTATTTATGGGATAATGAATTTGAGGAATTAGAAACCCCCGTATTACAAGCTATTTATGGTGGTGCGGCGGCGCGTCCTTTTGTCACCCATCATAATGCTTTAGATATTAATTTATATCTACGAATTGCTACCGAACTGCATTTAAAACGAGCAATTTGTGGAGGTTTTGAACGAGTCTTTGAAATGGGAAGAGTCTTTAGAAATGAAGGCATTGATAGCACCCATAATCCAGAATTCACTTCTATTGAAGTTTATCAAGCTTATGCTGATTATTTTGATGTTATGACTTTAGTAGAAGATGTAATTTGTGCCGTTGCTGCGGATGTATTAGGAGAACAAACTGAAATTGAATATCAAGGTCAAGTGATTAGTTTGGAACGGAAATATAACTATTCTGAACAATATCCGACCTTTACGGGGAACCATTGGAAAGTTCAAACTATGGTGGAAGCGGTGCGAGAAAAAACAGGCTTAGATTTTGATACCTTAGAATTAGATGAAGCTCTAAAATCGGCTGAAAATTTAGGGTTACATTTATCAAAATTAGATACTCAAAGTTTAGGCTATGTTCTCTATGCTGTTTTTGATAAATTAGTTTCTCCTCAATTAATGCAACCGACTTTTATTACGGAATTTCCGGTAGAAGTCAGTCCTTTAGCAAAACGTCATCGTTCTAAACCGGGATTTGTAGAACGGTTTGAGTTATTTATTCACGGAACAGAATATTCTAATGGTTTTTCGGAATTAAATGATCCTAAAGACCAACGGAAACGATTTGAAGAACAATTAGCGCAGCGAAATGCAGGGGATGAAGAAGCACATCCAATGGATGAAGACTTTATTCAAGCACTTTCTTTAGGAATGCCAAATTGTGGGGGAATGGGAATTGGAATTGATCGATTAATCATGTTATTTACGAATACCGCTAGTATTCGAGATGTGATTATGTTCCCCACGATGCGAACCTCTATTTAA
- a CDS encoding Rid family detoxifying hydrolase, with product MDIKEFLEKRSKGERNFQNVQLVNVNLEGTDLDSIQLSGANLAGAKLSRAILCGANLSYTELRSVYLEQAYISQSNLTGANLTGSILNRADFTRSNLTGADFTNCSLNRADFTNANLSRANLRGGKFEGCNFISSNLNFANLSDVNLSSVNFINANLQCANLENANLKKAILKNANLTKADLRGANLVKANLEGANLTQADLTNANIYGANLENVNFTDTIMPDGELYQPEENTPNLSESIETLLDTQETMTRKIIKTENAPNPVGPYNQAVMVNNMIFLSGQIAIDPRINQILYPDDVIKQTERVMSNLEAVLTEAGATWENVVKTTIFLKDMNDFTQVNEVYSKYFKPETAPARATVEVSRLPKDVLVEIECIAVL from the coding sequence ATGGACATCAAAGAATTTTTAGAAAAACGCTCTAAAGGTGAACGTAACTTTCAGAACGTACAATTAGTTAATGTTAACCTTGAAGGAACAGATTTAGATAGTATTCAATTGTCTGGCGCTAATTTAGCAGGTGCAAAATTAAGCCGTGCTATATTATGTGGTGCCAATCTCAGTTATACCGAATTAAGATCAGTTTACCTTGAGCAAGCCTATATATCTCAATCCAATTTGACAGGAGCTAATTTAACAGGTTCTATTCTGAATAGAGCAGACTTTACAAGATCAAATTTAACAGGAGCAGATTTTACAAATTGTAGTCTGAATAGAGCAGATTTTACAAATGCAAATTTAAGTCGAGCTAATTTAAGAGGGGGAAAGTTTGAAGGATGTAATTTTATATCATCTAACTTAAATTTTGCTAACTTAAGTGATGTAAATTTATCATCAGTAAACTTTATAAATGCCAATTTGCAATGTGCCAATCTTGAAAATGCTAATTTAAAAAAAGCAATACTTAAAAATGCTAATCTCACAAAAGCTGATTTGCGAGGAGCTAATCTAGTTAAGGCAAATTTAGAGGGTGCAAACTTAACACAAGCAGACTTAACAAATGCTAATATTTATGGGGCTAACCTTGAAAATGTTAACTTTACAGATACAATTATGCCTGATGGAGAACTCTATCAACCTGAAGAGAACACTCCTAATTTATCAGAATCAATAGAAACATTATTGGACACACAAGAAACCATGACTCGCAAAATCATTAAAACCGAAAACGCTCCCAACCCTGTTGGCCCTTATAATCAAGCAGTAATGGTCAATAACATGATCTTTTTATCAGGACAAATTGCCATTGACCCCCGCATTAATCAAATTCTTTATCCCGATGATGTTATCAAACAAACCGAAAGAGTGATGTCAAATTTAGAAGCGGTATTAACCGAAGCGGGTGCGACTTGGGAAAACGTCGTTAAAACCACAATCTTCTTAAAGGATATGAACGATTTTACCCAAGTTAATGAAGTTTATTCTAAATATTTTAAACCCGAAACAGCCCCCGCTAGGGCGACGGTGGAAGTGTCTCGTCTTCCCAAGGATGTATTAGTAGAAATCGAGTGTATTGCTGTTCTCTAA
- a CDS encoding diguanylate cyclase domain-containing protein: MASFFKVLQCMFLSSNFEENERLETLYRYQILDTPSEAAFDRITLLASRLLKVPISLVSLVDQNRIWFKSRLGLEYPQVDREGSFCGFAMYNPGVYCINDTLTDSRWCNHPLVTGEFNLRFYAAAPLCTSDGQRLGTLCVMDHHPRQLSELEVQTLQSLGELVIEQLDLRLASQRLQQTEIALLQSEDRFRSLVEQAADGFLLHDLNGQILDVNQFACQSLGYTRQELLKLSIQQIETEEIPALFLQSLVPNEPITLRRIYRRKDQTTFPVEVRVGLIQVGEQQLIHALARDISDRLQIEQQLKQQAERERFTSRLTQRIHESLELSEILNTTVTEIRQVLQTERVIIFRFDDHYGGEVLTESQTKGCFSLLGNRYTDSCIQQTLGLENPQKIKSVADIDTSNLSCCHYELLHKLQVRAYLVTPIWHGQKMWGLLLVHQCSSPRQWQTWEQELLVSLSAQLAIAIQQSELYHQLQLVNHELKDLATSDSLTGVANRRCFDDYLHHQWAQLSQDQLPLSVILCDLDFFKRYNDTYGHLAGDLALREVAQGINRVMRYPGDLLARYGGEEFAVILPKTDVSEAILIAQNIQNQIEQLKIVHEGSLVDTYMTCSLGISSVIPSEKIPPKQLVAMADQALYQAKAQGRNQYVVSSLSSSFSQKK; the protein is encoded by the coding sequence ATGGCTAGTTTTTTTAAAGTGCTTCAATGTATGTTTTTATCTTCTAATTTTGAGGAAAATGAACGATTAGAAACGCTTTATCGTTACCAAATCTTAGATACGCCTTCTGAAGCAGCATTTGACCGGATTACACTTTTAGCATCTCGATTGCTCAAGGTGCCTATCTCCTTGGTGAGTTTAGTTGATCAGAATCGAATTTGGTTTAAATCCCGTCTAGGACTGGAGTATCCTCAGGTTGATCGTGAAGGCAGCTTTTGCGGTTTTGCGATGTATAATCCAGGGGTTTATTGTATTAATGACACCCTCACAGATTCCCGATGGTGCAATCATCCTTTGGTAACGGGGGAGTTTAATCTCCGGTTTTATGCAGCGGCTCCTTTGTGTACGTCTGATGGACAACGCTTAGGAACCCTATGTGTAATGGATCATCATCCCCGCCAGTTGAGTGAGTTGGAAGTCCAAACCCTACAATCTCTTGGGGAATTAGTCATTGAACAGTTAGATTTACGATTAGCATCCCAACGGTTACAGCAAACAGAAATAGCTTTGTTGCAAAGTGAAGATCGGTTTCGGTCATTAGTAGAACAGGCGGCGGATGGGTTTTTGTTACATGATTTGAACGGCCAGATTTTAGATGTTAATCAATTTGCGTGTCAAAGTTTGGGGTATACGCGACAAGAACTTTTAAAGTTATCGATTCAACAAATAGAAACTGAGGAAATTCCCGCGCTCTTTTTGCAAAGTTTAGTTCCGAATGAACCCATAACCCTACGCCGAATTTACCGTCGTAAAGATCAAACCACCTTTCCCGTAGAAGTCCGGGTTGGGTTAATTCAAGTGGGAGAACAACAATTAATTCATGCTTTAGCCCGCGATATTAGCGATCGCTTACAAATTGAACAACAACTCAAACAACAAGCAGAACGGGAACGATTTACTTCCCGGCTGACTCAACGCATTCATGAATCTTTAGAGTTAAGTGAAATTCTCAATACCACCGTTACCGAAATTCGTCAGGTGCTACAAACTGAACGGGTGATTATTTTCCGGTTTGATGACCATTATGGCGGAGAAGTTTTAACCGAATCTCAAACGAAAGGATGCTTTTCTCTGCTAGGGAATCGATATACTGATAGTTGTATTCAACAAACATTAGGGTTAGAAAATCCTCAGAAAATTAAATCCGTTGCTGATATTGACACCTCTAATTTAAGCTGTTGTCATTACGAACTGTTGCACAAACTTCAGGTTCGAGCTTATTTAGTCACACCAATTTGGCATGGACAAAAAATGTGGGGCTTATTACTCGTCCATCAATGTTCGAGTCCCCGACAATGGCAAACTTGGGAGCAGGAATTATTAGTATCTTTATCCGCCCAATTGGCGATCGCCATTCAACAATCGGAACTTTATCATCAGTTACAACTTGTCAATCATGAATTAAAAGATTTAGCAACCTCTGATAGTTTAACCGGAGTTGCTAACCGTCGTTGTTTTGATGATTATCTGCATCATCAATGGGCTCAATTATCTCAAGACCAACTGCCCTTATCGGTCATTTTGTGTGATTTAGACTTTTTTAAACGGTATAACGATACCTACGGACATTTAGCCGGGGATCTCGCCTTACGAGAAGTCGCTCAAGGAATTAACCGAGTCATGAGATATCCGGGGGATTTATTGGCTCGATATGGTGGGGAAGAATTTGCCGTTATTTTACCTAAAACAGACGTATCAGAAGCGATTTTAATTGCCCAAAATATTCAAAACCAGATCGAACAATTAAAGATTGTTCATGAGGGTTCATTAGTGGATACTTATATGACTTGTAGTTTGGGAATTAGTAGTGTTATTCCTTCAGAAAAAATACCTCCAAAACAATTAGTCGCAATGGCTGATCAAGCACTCTATCAAGCCAAAGCTCAAGGACGAAATCAATATGTTGTCTCTTCCTTATCTTCTTCCTTCAGCCAGAAAAAATGA
- a CDS encoding MFS transporter, translating into MNNKDKKLHPGWWISILYFAQGFPYTVVNTMSVVFLKGLGASNELIGLTSLLSLPWVMKGLWGPIVDIYSTKRRWILRMEVLCIILFLILALGAPFPSAIPFSIAIFSLIAFVSATHDIAIDGFYLTVLNLDQQAFYVGVRNTAYRMAVLAGGGGLVFLAGHIAEQYIQDKNAKGEITYNLVQLGFWGSDFSLPALQWGWTIAFSLASLIFLFIYGFQRIYLPYSPKPVFSETENLSNSANFINSFKTYFTQYKIGWIIAFILLFRLGDALTFKMATPFLMDTPAKGGLGITTAEIGILSGTVGVIFLLFGGLLGGFLIAKQGLKTWIWPMAILQNFTNIFYWLLAKTQPEIFWAYVVNSLEQFTYGLGVAAYTVFLMQTVRPEYKASHYAITTAFMAAGVLIPGVFSGYIQADLGYQNYFLLSAMAVIPGLLTIFFIPIKDQHNLKSIPRPGLDDEDSES; encoded by the coding sequence ATGAACAATAAAGATAAAAAACTGCATCCGGGTTGGTGGATTTCAATTTTATATTTTGCCCAAGGATTTCCTTATACCGTTGTCAATACAATGTCAGTGGTTTTTTTAAAAGGATTAGGGGCGAGTAATGAATTAATTGGATTAACCAGTTTGTTATCCCTCCCTTGGGTGATGAAAGGATTATGGGGGCCAATTGTTGATATTTATTCAACCAAACGGCGATGGATTTTAAGAATGGAAGTGTTATGTATAATTCTATTCTTAATTTTAGCATTGGGTGCACCATTTCCCTCAGCAATTCCCTTTTCCATTGCAATTTTTTCCCTCATTGCCTTTGTTAGTGCTACCCATGATATCGCCATTGATGGCTTTTATTTAACGGTGTTAAATTTAGACCAACAGGCGTTTTATGTAGGAGTTAGAAACACCGCTTATCGCATGGCGGTTTTAGCTGGAGGCGGTGGGTTAGTATTTTTAGCGGGACATATTGCTGAACAATATATTCAGGATAAAAATGCGAAGGGGGAAATTACATATAATCTGGTTCAGTTAGGTTTTTGGGGATCTGATTTTTCACTTCCTGCATTACAATGGGGATGGACGATTGCCTTTAGTCTTGCAAGTTTAATCTTTTTATTCATCTACGGATTTCAAAGAATTTATTTACCCTATTCCCCAAAACCAGTATTCTCAGAAACCGAAAATCTCTCAAATTCTGCTAATTTTATCAATTCCTTCAAAACCTATTTTACTCAATATAAAATTGGTTGGATTATCGCCTTTATTTTATTATTCCGTTTAGGAGATGCCTTAACCTTCAAAATGGCAACTCCTTTTTTAATGGATACACCCGCAAAAGGAGGGTTAGGGATTACCACCGCCGAAATTGGGATTCTATCAGGAACAGTTGGGGTGATTTTCCTATTATTTGGGGGACTATTAGGGGGATTCTTAATCGCCAAACAAGGGTTAAAAACCTGGATATGGCCGATGGCAATTTTACAAAATTTTACCAATATCTTTTATTGGTTATTAGCCAAAACTCAACCGGAAATTTTTTGGGCTTATGTGGTTAATTCTCTTGAACAGTTTACCTATGGGTTAGGGGTAGCCGCCTATACAGTGTTTTTAATGCAAACTGTCCGTCCTGAATATAAAGCTTCCCATTATGCAATTACAACGGCATTTATGGCGGCTGGAGTATTAATTCCAGGAGTATTTAGTGGGTATATTCAAGCAGATTTAGGCTATCAAAACTACTTTTTATTAAGTGCAATGGCGGTAATTCCAGGTTTATTAACAATCTTCTTTATTCCGATTAAAGATCAACACAATTTAAAATCTATCCCCCGACCCGGATTAGATGATGAAGACAGCGAAAGTTGA